The Pseudodesulfovibrio sp. zrk46 genome contains a region encoding:
- a CDS encoding magnesium transporter MgtE has product MKWQRFGTNLKISRVLISLVFLALMKIAVFGLLSVDSVTLKVVEAVMPEAALPALAVAQDEAPTPIADKADSEANRAKEAEAAADVEAEKVRTEADLPEEWKALKRKEEELAIKERTLQEMEATIRAEAKKVEKLHTEMRQMLDEAKNVKDKRVKQLIGMISNTKAKKAAEILQTMDTDLAVKVLSGMQGRKSGEILSYVEAKKAAELSEKMTALQIPFMEQGQ; this is encoded by the coding sequence ATGAAATGGCAACGATTCGGTACGAATCTCAAGATCTCTAGAGTTCTGATCAGCCTCGTTTTTCTGGCCCTGATGAAGATCGCGGTCTTTGGACTGTTGAGCGTCGATTCCGTGACGCTCAAGGTTGTCGAGGCTGTCATGCCCGAAGCAGCACTCCCCGCCCTGGCCGTTGCGCAGGACGAAGCGCCCACTCCCATCGCCGACAAGGCGGATTCCGAGGCCAACCGCGCCAAGGAGGCAGAAGCAGCCGCTGACGTCGAAGCCGAGAAGGTCCGTACCGAAGCTGATCTCCCCGAGGAATGGAAGGCTCTCAAGCGCAAGGAAGAAGAGCTCGCCATCAAGGAGCGCACGCTTCAGGAGATGGAAGCAACCATCCGCGCCGAGGCAAAGAAGGTAGAAAAGCTCCACACCGAAATGCGCCAGATGCTTGACGAAGCCAAGAACGTCAAAGACAAGCGCGTCAAGCAGCTCATCGGTATGATCTCCAACACCAAGGCCAAGAAGGCTGCCGAAATTCTCCAGACCATGGACACCGATCTGGCCGTCAAGGTTTTGTCAGGCATGCAGGGCCGCAAGTCGGGTGAGATTCTGTCTTACGTCGAGGCCAAGAAGGCTGCCGAGTTGTCGGAGAAGATGACTGCGCTCCAGATTCCGTTCATGGAGCAGGGACAGTAG
- the serS gene encoding serine--tRNA ligase gives MLDLKLMQKNPEVVRESLEKRGSKIDVQEFTDLDTRRKALIAEVEALKAEKNSVGPEIAKRKKAGEDASDLLKKMGEVSARTKELDKELSEVEAAEKEWMMAVPNIPHDSVPLGASEDDNPVLRYWGEKPEFDFEPKEHWELGAALGGLDFECAAKLAGSRFSISFGAIARLERALAQFMLDQQTGERGYTEVNPPTIVNRATMTGTGQLPKFEEDLFKLTDDREFYLIPTAEVPLTNVYAGEVVDEAQLPIKFCAHTLCYRSEAGSYGKDTKGLIRQHQFYKVEMVNFAHPEKSYDALEDMTRSAELILEKLGIAYRTIVLCTGDMGFGAAKTYDIEVWLPGQDQYREISSCSNCEDFQARRANIKFKPTDSKKKQFLHTLNGSGLAVGRCLVAVMENYQQADGSIVIPEALKPYMGGLEVIAPE, from the coding sequence ATGCTTGATCTCAAGTTGATGCAGAAGAACCCGGAAGTTGTCCGGGAGAGCCTGGAAAAACGCGGCTCAAAAATAGACGTTCAGGAATTCACCGACCTCGACACCAGGCGCAAGGCGCTGATCGCCGAGGTGGAAGCCCTCAAGGCCGAGAAGAACAGCGTTGGCCCTGAGATCGCCAAACGCAAGAAGGCTGGCGAGGACGCATCCGACCTGCTCAAGAAAATGGGCGAGGTTTCCGCACGCACCAAGGAACTCGACAAGGAACTGTCTGAGGTCGAGGCCGCGGAGAAGGAATGGATGATGGCTGTGCCCAACATCCCGCACGACTCCGTACCGCTGGGCGCATCCGAAGACGACAACCCGGTCCTGCGCTACTGGGGCGAAAAGCCCGAGTTCGATTTCGAGCCCAAGGAACACTGGGAGCTGGGTGCGGCTCTCGGCGGTCTGGACTTCGAATGCGCCGCCAAACTGGCCGGTTCCCGCTTCTCCATCAGCTTCGGCGCCATCGCCCGCCTCGAGCGCGCTCTGGCCCAGTTCATGCTCGACCAGCAGACCGGCGAACGCGGCTACACCGAGGTGAACCCGCCGACCATCGTCAACCGCGCCACCATGACCGGCACCGGCCAGCTGCCCAAGTTCGAGGAAGACCTGTTCAAGCTGACCGACGACCGTGAATTTTACCTCATCCCCACCGCCGAAGTGCCGCTGACCAACGTGTACGCCGGCGAAGTGGTCGATGAAGCTCAGTTGCCCATCAAGTTCTGCGCACACACCCTGTGCTACCGCTCCGAAGCCGGCTCCTACGGCAAGGACACCAAGGGCCTGATCCGCCAGCACCAGTTCTACAAGGTGGAAATGGTCAACTTCGCGCACCCGGAGAAATCCTATGACGCGCTGGAAGACATGACCCGCTCCGCAGAGCTGATTCTTGAGAAGCTGGGCATCGCCTACCGCACCATCGTGCTCTGCACCGGCGACATGGGCTTCGGCGCCGCCAAGACCTACGACATCGAAGTCTGGCTGCCCGGTCAGGACCAGTACCGCGAGATTTCCTCCTGCTCCAACTGCGAGGACTTCCAGGCACGCCGCGCCAACATCAAGTTCAAGCCCACCGACTCCAAGAAGAAGCAGTTCCTCCACACCCTCAACGGTTCCGGCCTCGCCGTAGGCCGCTGCCTCGTGGCCGTGATGGAAAACTACCAGCAGGCCGACGGTTCCATCGTGATCCCCGAAGCCCTCAAGCCCTACATGGGCGGCCTCGAGGTCATCGCCCCCGAGTAG
- the fliJ gene encoding flagellar export protein FliJ — protein MSKPFHFKLEKVLDYRGQLEEQAKSALAAAQAAYNTQLEQVRTIEANMAAHMAKQEESQKSPNDMWLWRQYKEALEIDLSKAQMELNKLELNLQQKRNEAVERSKDRKLLEKLKETQAKKHHEEESAREEKENDEMATIRYESQDL, from the coding sequence ATGTCCAAGCCGTTTCATTTCAAGCTCGAAAAGGTGCTCGACTACCGAGGTCAGCTGGAGGAGCAGGCCAAGTCCGCGCTGGCAGCAGCGCAGGCCGCCTATAATACCCAGCTTGAACAGGTGCGCACCATTGAGGCCAACATGGCCGCTCACATGGCCAAGCAGGAGGAGTCGCAGAAGTCTCCCAACGACATGTGGCTGTGGCGACAGTACAAGGAAGCTCTGGAGATCGATCTTTCCAAAGCGCAGATGGAATTGAACAAGTTGGAACTCAATTTGCAACAAAAGCGGAACGAAGCGGTGGAACGCTCCAAGGATCGCAAGCTCCTGGAGAAGCTCAAGGAAACTCAAGCCAAGAAGCACCATGAAGAAGAAAGCGCCCGAGAAGAGAAGGAAAACGATGAAATGGCAACGATTCGGTACGAATCTCAAGATCTCTAG